Proteins co-encoded in one Leucobacter exalbidus genomic window:
- a CDS encoding DedA family protein, producing MDVINEFILQAAASPWLLLVMFAVAMIDGFFPPVPSETVLVATVAVAAATGTFSTIALLCLVAAVGALLGDNIAYGIGRKVGATRFRWMRHPRVAAAFTRAGNTLSTRGTPLILGARYIPIGRVAVNMSAGALRYPWRRFLPLSGVAAVTWAAYSALIGFVAGHWLTDQPLLSAVFGVLFALITGVLIDRISAARRQRRKAQNPPPAANDAAPALRDDPDNSCDSPHTNPSFRAC from the coding sequence ATGGACGTCATCAACGAATTCATTCTCCAAGCGGCAGCCTCACCGTGGTTATTGCTCGTTATGTTCGCGGTGGCCATGATTGACGGGTTCTTCCCACCCGTGCCGTCTGAAACGGTGCTCGTTGCCACGGTCGCCGTGGCGGCAGCGACGGGCACGTTCTCGACGATCGCGCTGCTGTGCCTGGTCGCCGCGGTGGGCGCGCTGCTGGGAGACAACATCGCCTACGGCATCGGCCGCAAGGTCGGCGCCACACGGTTTCGTTGGATGCGTCACCCACGAGTAGCGGCGGCGTTCACCCGCGCAGGCAACACCCTGAGCACCCGCGGCACCCCATTGATCCTCGGTGCCCGCTACATTCCGATCGGCCGCGTGGCCGTCAACATGTCGGCGGGGGCACTGCGCTACCCGTGGCGGCGATTTCTGCCTCTCAGTGGTGTCGCCGCGGTGACCTGGGCGGCCTACAGCGCGCTGATTGGGTTTGTCGCCGGCCACTGGCTCACTGATCAACCATTGCTCAGCGCTGTCTTTGGCGTGCTGTTCGCGCTTATCACTGGCGTGCTCATCGATCGCATCTCGGCAGCTCGACGGCAACGACGGAAGGCGCAGAATCCCCCGCCCGCCGCAAACGACGCTGCCCCCGCACTCCGAGACGACCCCGACAATTCTTGTGATTCGCCCCACACGAACCCGTCATTTCGGGCGTGTTGA
- a CDS encoding MarR family winged helix-turn-helix transcriptional regulator has product MNSQQSPPIDDATAVELWGRVIHGFQVTNRGLHAKLKAQFNLNEAEVETLLSLFRCPENRSRHNFLAKSAGFSTGGFTKIADKLTTRGLTQRIVCTDDRRAVFLELTPEGLTLSTELASTVAAHNRAGFIDVLGAERAHLVAEAMTDLYRANSDATPA; this is encoded by the coding sequence ATGAACAGCCAGCAATCACCTCCCATCGATGACGCGACGGCGGTTGAGCTGTGGGGGCGGGTGATCCACGGGTTTCAGGTCACCAATCGTGGCCTGCACGCCAAACTGAAGGCGCAATTCAACCTCAATGAAGCTGAGGTCGAGACCCTGCTAAGCCTCTTCCGTTGCCCAGAGAATCGATCGCGACACAACTTTCTCGCCAAGTCGGCAGGCTTCTCAACGGGCGGCTTCACTAAAATCGCCGACAAGCTCACCACTCGCGGCCTCACCCAGCGCATCGTCTGCACCGATGACCGCCGCGCAGTGTTTCTCGAGCTCACCCCCGAGGGGCTGACGCTCTCAACCGAGCTTGCGAGCACCGTGGCGGCCCACAATCGAGCAGGCTTCATCGATGTGCTCGGCGCCGAGCGCGCACACCTCGTGGCAGAGGCCATGACCGATCTCTACCGGGCGAACAGCGACGCGACCCCTGCATAA
- a CDS encoding NADPH-dependent FMN reductase, with amino-acid sequence MTKIAIITGSTRPGRINYGLAEWVFDRAVERGDAEYELVDIADYNLPMLDEGMPAAYAQYAQEHTKTWAAKIAEFDGFIFITGEYNHSVPPALANAISYLNGEWANKAAGIVSYGSAMGVRAAEHLRGILSELQIAHVQKQGMFSLFTDFENFSTFKPTELQAASVEPMFDQLTAWTQAMQQVRSGAQAAA; translated from the coding sequence GTGACTAAGATCGCCATCATCACCGGTTCCACCCGCCCCGGCCGCATCAACTACGGTCTGGCTGAGTGGGTATTTGACCGCGCAGTCGAGCGTGGCGATGCCGAGTACGAGCTCGTTGATATCGCGGATTACAACCTGCCGATGCTCGACGAGGGCATGCCCGCTGCGTACGCACAGTATGCACAGGAGCACACCAAGACCTGGGCCGCCAAGATCGCCGAGTTCGACGGCTTCATCTTCATCACCGGTGAGTACAACCACTCGGTGCCGCCGGCCCTCGCAAACGCGATCAGCTACTTGAACGGTGAATGGGCCAACAAGGCTGCAGGCATCGTGAGCTACGGCTCAGCAATGGGCGTGCGTGCTGCCGAGCACCTGCGGGGCATCCTCTCAGAGCTGCAGATCGCTCACGTGCAGAAGCAAGGCATGTTCTCGCTCTTCACCGACTTCGAGAACTTCTCGACGTTCAAGCCCACCGAACTGCAGGCAGCCTCGGTCGAGCCGATGTTCGATCAGCTCACCGCGTGGACGCAGGCAATGCAGCAGGTGCGCAGCGGCGCACAGGCTGCCGCCTAA
- a CDS encoding isoprenylcysteine carboxylmethyltransferase family protein, producing the protein MTPGTFAVRLGRLYFTLQAAAGALWWVGVFTLPWVRHTTLGELNPVVVGALDIPLFVLASAAVALGLRSFVWVVVPWTVIVTMGLAVYATVTGLAGWGVLIMVAASGGGLAAGLLVWLKRIPTEWIVFGPFRFRAAPAGRAGYLGQTFGQIVVFWGACLVLIPGIIAVVESRWGLSIQLPLWARIAGGVLLLVASALGIWSAVTMSTLGSGTPLPSAMPRLLVIAGPYRFVRNPMAVAGITQGIAVGLIASSWLVVVYALCGSLIWNWVVRPHEEADLEAKFGPDFAAYRERVSCWVPRRPRAGAPRR; encoded by the coding sequence GTGACACCTGGCACATTCGCGGTACGCCTCGGCCGCCTGTATTTCACGCTGCAGGCCGCCGCGGGCGCGCTGTGGTGGGTCGGCGTTTTCACGCTGCCGTGGGTACGCCACACCACCCTGGGTGAGCTGAACCCCGTGGTGGTCGGCGCCCTCGACATCCCATTATTTGTGCTGGCGTCGGCGGCAGTTGCGCTGGGACTGCGATCCTTCGTCTGGGTGGTGGTGCCATGGACGGTGATCGTCACGATGGGCCTGGCGGTGTATGCCACCGTTACCGGGCTCGCCGGCTGGGGCGTACTGATCATGGTGGCGGCGAGCGGTGGCGGTTTGGCCGCGGGCCTGCTGGTATGGCTTAAGCGCATTCCCACCGAATGGATCGTGTTTGGTCCGTTTCGCTTTCGCGCCGCCCCCGCGGGCCGCGCTGGGTATCTCGGCCAAACATTCGGCCAGATCGTGGTGTTTTGGGGCGCGTGCCTCGTGCTTATTCCGGGCATCATCGCGGTCGTCGAGTCACGTTGGGGGCTCAGTATTCAGCTGCCCCTCTGGGCGCGCATTGCGGGCGGGGTGCTGCTGCTCGTCGCGAGCGCGCTTGGTATTTGGTCGGCGGTGACGATGTCGACCCTGGGGTCGGGCACCCCGCTTCCTTCAGCAATGCCACGCCTGCTCGTAATTGCGGGCCCGTACCGTTTCGTGCGCAATCCGATGGCTGTCGCGGGTATCACCCAGGGCATTGCGGTCGGGCTCATCGCCTCGTCGTGGCTTGTCGTGGTCTATGCCCTGTGCGGTTCGCTGATCTGGAATTGGGTCGTGCGGCCGCACGAGGAAGCCGACCTCGAGGCAAAATTCGGGCCAGACTTCGCGGCGTACCGTGAGCGGGTGTCGTGCTGGGTGCCGCGCAGGCCCCGCGCCGGGGCACCCCGCCGGTAA
- a CDS encoding GNAT family N-acetyltransferase — MRDVESSIPNSASEAIEVELGGTELLPSVRPLWESLFEHHVAGGAAGLAVQPQGDNWPLRIARYHRIFEQQPAFVLVARQGKLVVGYALAYADEPIEEISEGPVVTIESLVVLPEMRGQGLGGWLLEEAEAEAIEQWGAEVTALEVMTGNESALKFYERAGFVEQGETWLRPDPTTGGAPQGARDIDDDRLEVLLEEGSEILAIGLEEGPDDTWVTSDVLVGCQPEPGYAADGAALEAALAPFAAAGASSVFVALDRAADPAWGETLSSHGFKKALRLFTRLIAID, encoded by the coding sequence ATGCGCGACGTTGAATCATCCATCCCCAATTCTGCTTCAGAGGCCATCGAGGTCGAACTCGGTGGCACCGAGCTACTGCCCTCAGTGCGCCCCCTTTGGGAGTCGCTGTTTGAGCACCACGTTGCCGGCGGCGCCGCGGGCCTGGCCGTGCAGCCTCAGGGCGATAACTGGCCGCTGCGCATCGCCCGCTACCACCGCATTTTCGAGCAGCAGCCGGCGTTTGTACTCGTGGCCCGCCAGGGCAAACTGGTCGTCGGCTACGCCCTCGCCTACGCCGATGAGCCAATTGAAGAGATCAGCGAAGGCCCGGTCGTCACTATTGAGAGCCTCGTCGTGCTACCTGAGATGCGCGGCCAGGGCCTCGGCGGCTGGCTACTGGAAGAAGCAGAAGCTGAAGCCATTGAGCAGTGGGGTGCAGAGGTCACCGCGCTCGAGGTGATGACCGGCAACGAATCAGCCCTGAAGTTCTATGAGCGCGCGGGCTTTGTTGAGCAGGGTGAGACTTGGCTGCGCCCCGATCCGACCACGGGTGGGGCACCGCAGGGCGCACGCGACATCGATGATGATCGCCTCGAGGTGCTCCTCGAGGAGGGCTCCGAGATCCTCGCGATCGGGCTTGAAGAGGGGCCCGATGACACCTGGGTCACCTCAGACGTGTTGGTCGGTTGCCAGCCCGAGCCCGGGTACGCGGCCGACGGCGCTGCTCTCGAAGCCGCGCTCGCTCCCTTTGCAGCAGCAGGGGCATCTTCGGTGTTCGTGGCGCTCGACCGCGCAGCTGACCCGGCGTGGGGTGAAACACTCTCGAGCCACGGGTTCAAGAAGGCCCTGCGCTTGTTCACGCGTTTGATCGCGATTGACTAG
- a CDS encoding alkaline phosphatase family protein: MRQHRPSSRSSSRLLAGLLILPIAAGAFVALPTTAASAETPPAPAVSYNFDGDLADATGQGRGAEPRLGHDPAFGAGVNGQALTVTQGKNYVSLPSDIQPGSAGMTASFWYQQSEHSSDGAVFSNQNWSTGSNPGLTLANRNTESAAAYVALNGNRTGDLFNLESGTIDSLPKWNHITIVVDSAGQTQSTYRNGALVNTANIGERTLTSGLPFRLGTDGTGAIMDAYPTTWVSGSFDDFAFYDVPLNAQQVSTAFRAVAPEGSVPEEGSITILPSDNGSATASVESAAGGEVVTLTATPAEGYHLGEWVVVNPSNLIISANQFTMPESGYVQVQPRFDPDLAVPVVPEGTSKKKVLMVGVDGLAWEHIPKFNMPNLNKIQASGLAGSSYLYAPTFADTSSGPGYATQLTGVWPDKSGIVNNSFSGSNFTEYPDMLTRMEQLNPELSTISTASWLALYDAGVFGAGIDVSMPVSPSAYPGYPAADEAATVAMQEILATQNPDVAYVYYGSPDDQGHAHGRDTDKYRIAAENTDDRIGRLLEAVQSRASYADEEWVVMVAPDHGFIGTGHGGPSLDERRVFVYAAGAGIPNQVNAERDPEIVDVAATALTHMGFELDPSLDGIPLGTASEDPFDTMKPKLQAAVDATGPGAAYSGWTHEMPEGWSVNNDAMGTGGITEWGGWSLTTDVFWSGTNQFEEREHFVRGRDTWAVADPDAWGAAEHTGGFDSTITSEPYNVTGLDFTTVSFMTQYRPADGQTATVSVTFDDGEPTEIAQLTDAITADLVTTEVPVPNGAKQMTVSWQLVAPAGGWFWAIDNPQVETAEAVTPVPPVDPPVDPPVDPPVVPPTDDPTVPPTEEPTVPPTEEPTVPPTEEPTAPPAEVPGESPAESPADSPADSPAQTPTDTPTDPSTESPKAGGLAATGSDLGMLIAAGVSVLGIGTVFTVAGLRRRRNV, translated from the coding sequence ATGCGCCAACACAGACCGAGCAGCCGTAGCTCGTCTCGATTGCTTGCCGGGCTACTCATTCTCCCGATCGCAGCGGGTGCGTTCGTCGCACTCCCCACTACAGCGGCTTCTGCAGAAACTCCCCCGGCTCCCGCCGTGAGCTACAACTTTGATGGTGACCTTGCTGACGCAACGGGTCAAGGCCGCGGTGCTGAACCGCGCCTCGGGCATGATCCGGCATTCGGCGCGGGCGTCAACGGCCAGGCGCTCACTGTCACCCAGGGAAAGAACTACGTTTCGCTCCCCAGCGACATCCAGCCCGGCAGCGCGGGCATGACCGCGTCATTCTGGTACCAGCAGTCTGAACACTCCTCAGACGGCGCCGTTTTCAGTAACCAGAACTGGAGCACGGGGTCAAACCCCGGGCTCACCCTTGCAAACCGCAACACCGAGTCAGCCGCCGCGTACGTTGCGCTCAACGGCAACCGCACGGGCGATCTCTTCAACCTCGAATCTGGCACAATCGATTCGTTGCCCAAGTGGAACCACATCACCATCGTGGTGGACAGCGCCGGTCAGACACAGTCGACCTATCGCAACGGTGCCCTCGTCAACACCGCCAATATCGGCGAACGCACCCTCACTTCGGGGCTGCCTTTCCGCCTCGGCACCGACGGCACGGGCGCCATCATGGACGCGTATCCCACCACGTGGGTGAGCGGCTCATTTGATGATTTTGCGTTCTACGATGTGCCACTGAACGCGCAGCAGGTGTCTACCGCGTTCCGTGCGGTCGCGCCCGAAGGCTCGGTTCCCGAAGAGGGCAGCATCACCATCCTGCCGTCAGACAACGGGTCAGCGACCGCGAGCGTCGAAAGTGCGGCCGGCGGCGAGGTCGTCACGTTGACCGCGACGCCCGCCGAGGGCTACCACCTGGGCGAGTGGGTCGTGGTGAACCCCTCGAATCTCATCATTTCTGCGAACCAGTTCACGATGCCCGAGAGCGGGTACGTGCAGGTGCAGCCACGCTTTGATCCGGATCTCGCCGTTCCCGTCGTACCCGAGGGCACCAGCAAGAAAAAGGTGCTCATGGTGGGCGTCGACGGGCTCGCATGGGAGCACATCCCCAAGTTCAACATGCCAAACCTCAATAAGATCCAGGCAAGCGGTCTTGCGGGATCGTCGTACCTCTACGCGCCCACGTTTGCAGACACCTCAAGCGGGCCTGGCTACGCGACCCAGCTCACGGGAGTCTGGCCCGATAAGTCGGGTATCGTCAACAACTCCTTCTCGGGGAGCAACTTCACCGAGTACCCCGACATGCTCACGCGCATGGAGCAGCTGAACCCTGAGCTCTCGACTATCTCGACCGCCAGCTGGCTCGCGCTCTACGACGCTGGCGTATTTGGAGCTGGCATCGATGTCTCGATGCCGGTCAGCCCGAGCGCCTACCCCGGGTACCCCGCGGCCGATGAAGCGGCCACGGTCGCGATGCAAGAGATCCTTGCGACTCAGAACCCCGATGTCGCGTACGTGTACTACGGTTCTCCTGATGATCAGGGCCACGCACACGGTCGCGACACCGATAAGTACCGGATCGCGGCAGAAAACACCGACGACCGGATCGGCCGCCTGCTTGAGGCCGTTCAGTCTCGCGCGAGCTACGCAGACGAGGAATGGGTCGTCATGGTGGCGCCCGATCACGGTTTCATTGGCACAGGGCACGGCGGGCCGTCGCTCGACGAGCGTCGCGTGTTTGTCTACGCCGCGGGTGCCGGGATCCCGAACCAGGTGAACGCTGAGCGTGACCCCGAGATCGTCGATGTCGCGGCGACCGCGCTGACGCACATGGGCTTCGAGCTTGATCCGTCACTCGATGGCATCCCGCTCGGCACGGCGTCTGAGGATCCCTTCGACACCATGAAGCCGAAGCTGCAGGCCGCAGTGGACGCCACGGGCCCCGGCGCCGCCTATTCAGGGTGGACGCACGAGATGCCCGAGGGCTGGTCGGTCAACAATGACGCCATGGGCACCGGCGGCATCACCGAGTGGGGTGGCTGGAGCCTCACCACCGATGTGTTCTGGAGTGGCACGAACCAGTTCGAAGAACGTGAGCACTTCGTGCGCGGGCGCGATACCTGGGCTGTGGCAGACCCCGATGCGTGGGGTGCAGCTGAGCACACCGGCGGCTTCGATTCCACGATCACTTCTGAGCCGTACAACGTGACCGGGTTGGACTTTACGACGGTGTCATTCATGACGCAGTACCGCCCCGCAGACGGCCAAACCGCCACGGTGTCGGTCACGTTCGATGACGGCGAGCCCACCGAGATTGCGCAGCTCACCGATGCCATCACCGCTGATCTGGTCACCACTGAGGTGCCGGTTCCCAATGGGGCGAAGCAGATGACCGTGTCTTGGCAACTGGTGGCGCCAGCTGGTGGTTGGTTCTGGGCGATCGATAACCCCCAGGTGGAGACGGCTGAGGCCGTGACTCCGGTACCGCCCGTCGATCCCCCGGTTGATCCCCCGGTTGATCCCCCGGTTGTACCGCCGACGGATGACCCCACGGTTCCTCCGACGGAAGAACCCACGGTTCCGCCCACGGAAGAGCCCACAGTTCCGCCCACGGAAGAGCCCACGGCTCCCCCCGCCGAGGTTCCCGGTGAATCACCGGCAGAATCACCCGCTGATTCACCGGCAGATTCACCGGCCCAGACGCCGACTGACACGCCGACCGACCCATCCACTGAGTCACCCAAGGCAGGCGGCTTGGCAGCCACCGGTAGCGACCTGGGCATGTTGATCGCGGCAGGGGTGAGCGTGCTGGGCATCGGCACCGTCTTCACGGTTGCAGGATTGCGCCGCCGCAGAAACGTATAA
- a CDS encoding GntR family transcriptional regulator, whose protein sequence is MTAKYRDIASRIGTRIHQGEFSIGSSLPAEMALASEFAVSRSTIRSALALLERKGVVAPVRGTGWVIRSTSQTQGFAHLMGFAQWAQSRGMQGGGEILERVRAHPSAAEARDLRISTRDHGYRVLRVRTLDARIVMLERTYFPEWLAGHVFDLPVATPSIVQSFGASGVSVALGRHLIDSVAANSVDATTLGVRRSSPLTRVRHVAVTQDGRPLWSNDDRYVPGTIVFEVLAASQLSPGEAQQ, encoded by the coding sequence ATGACCGCAAAGTACCGAGATATCGCGTCTCGCATCGGTACACGAATCCACCAGGGCGAATTTTCGATCGGCTCCTCGCTGCCGGCTGAAATGGCCCTGGCCTCAGAATTTGCGGTCTCGCGAAGCACCATTCGCAGCGCGCTCGCCCTCCTCGAACGAAAGGGCGTGGTCGCGCCGGTCAGGGGCACCGGCTGGGTCATTCGTTCAACGTCACAGACGCAGGGATTTGCGCACCTCATGGGGTTTGCGCAATGGGCGCAGAGCCGCGGCATGCAGGGCGGTGGCGAGATTCTTGAACGAGTACGGGCGCACCCCAGCGCTGCCGAGGCACGTGACCTCCGCATCAGCACCCGAGACCACGGGTACCGCGTGCTGAGAGTCAGAACACTAGACGCCCGCATCGTCATGCTTGAGCGCACCTATTTTCCAGAATGGCTGGCGGGCCACGTGTTCGATCTACCGGTCGCGACGCCGTCGATCGTGCAGTCATTTGGGGCGAGTGGGGTTTCAGTGGCACTCGGCCGGCATCTCATTGACTCGGTCGCAGCAAACTCAGTCGATGCGACAACACTCGGCGTGCGGCGGTCAAGCCCGCTGACCCGCGTGCGGCATGTCGCAGTAACCCAAGATGGACGCCCCCTCTGGTCAAATGACGACCGCTATGTGCCCGGCACGATCGTTTTTGAAGTGCTCGCGGCGTCGCAGCTTTCGCCCGGCGAAGCACAACAGTAA
- a CDS encoding SDR family oxidoreductase — protein sequence MSNRLAGKVALVTGAASGMGASHARAFVSHGAKVVLADISDEAGQALAAELGDNARYIHLNVTDADEWAAAVAFTVAEFGALNVLVNNAGILDSGALGAFTIEQWNRTLAINLTGPFLGTTAALEALKASAPSSIVNISSAAGLEGIAAMHAYTASKFGVRGLTKSTSLELASSRVRVNSVHPGAVQTPMTAFGKEQPAIDFTESTMTRDAAPAEISALVVYLASDESSFSTGAEFVVDGGITAGKDYGF from the coding sequence ATGAGCAACAGACTCGCGGGCAAAGTCGCCCTCGTAACCGGAGCAGCCAGCGGCATGGGCGCATCGCACGCTCGGGCATTTGTGTCACACGGCGCGAAGGTCGTTCTCGCAGACATCAGCGACGAAGCTGGTCAGGCGTTAGCGGCCGAGCTGGGCGATAACGCCCGCTACATTCACCTCAACGTCACCGACGCTGACGAATGGGCGGCCGCGGTCGCGTTCACCGTGGCCGAGTTCGGCGCGCTGAACGTGCTCGTCAATAACGCCGGCATTTTGGATAGCGGTGCACTGGGTGCCTTCACCATTGAGCAGTGGAATCGCACGCTCGCGATCAACCTCACCGGCCCTTTCTTGGGCACCACCGCCGCGCTCGAGGCACTGAAGGCTTCGGCTCCCAGCTCGATCGTCAACATCTCTTCGGCCGCTGGCCTCGAGGGCATCGCGGCCATGCACGCCTACACCGCCTCGAAGTTTGGGGTGCGCGGCCTCACGAAGTCGACCTCGCTCGAGCTCGCATCATCGCGAGTACGCGTGAACTCGGTGCACCCGGGCGCCGTGCAGACGCCCATGACGGCGTTTGGCAAGGAGCAGCCCGCCATCGACTTCACTGAAAGCACGATGACCCGCGATGCGGCCCCGGCCGAGATCTCAGCCCTGGTGGTGTACCTCGCGAGCGACGAGTCATCATTCTCAACGGGCGCCGAGTTCGTGGTCGACGGCGGCATCACCGCGGGCAAGGATTACGGCTTCTAA
- a CDS encoding MarR family winged helix-turn-helix transcriptional regulator: protein MTNDSRATIWGNLLFGQRSILLRLTAELKRDFGLTIAQFEALRALTVTHGEPVNASELGRALLYSSGSTTNLLKQLERMSLISRTACPSDARIVLIDLTPAGVDLISRASAAHLARVEEEFFALIPDEDLATIAGFAQRLTQQEGLDALRRPPHAATAATPEV from the coding sequence ATGACGAACGACAGCCGCGCCACGATATGGGGCAATCTTTTGTTCGGCCAGCGGTCGATTCTGCTGCGCCTCACCGCCGAACTCAAGCGTGACTTCGGCCTCACCATCGCGCAGTTCGAGGCCCTTCGCGCACTCACAGTCACCCACGGCGAGCCGGTGAACGCCAGCGAACTGGGGCGTGCCCTGCTTTACAGTTCGGGCTCCACGACCAATCTCTTAAAGCAGCTCGAGCGCATGTCACTCATCTCGCGCACAGCATGCCCCAGCGACGCCCGCATCGTGCTCATCGACCTCACCCCCGCCGGAGTCGATCTCATCTCTCGAGCCTCGGCGGCCCACCTCGCACGCGTCGAGGAGGAGTTCTTTGCACTCATTCCAGACGAGGATCTCGCGACCATCGCCGGTTTCGCGCAGCGGCTCACACAGCAGGAGGGCCTCGACGCTCTGCGCAGGCCACCCCACGCGGCAACTGCGGCGACCCCCGAGGTCTAG
- a CDS encoding FAD-binding oxidoreductase → MAANTDANTEANATQVSRPSNSPARTMQSGVWPDLPAALSEQAVLPEHADYWRLRSSYMRVGTPGVVLRPRHEDEVALAIGYAGTVRGELGTAVPFSVRSGGHGISGSSTNTDGIVLDLSHLRDIELLDVQAGTFRVGAGATWGDVAAVLTPHDLALSTGNFGDTGVGGLATAGGVGYLARSQGLTIDHVQRVKLATADGRVRWVDAHHEPDLFWAVRGGATQVGIALEFEITAPRLHSSSGDAAIIHQHIQYQVSDLPAFTEAWGDWIRAAPREAESFLMIQPAGNGRAVVEARNVWANDDTDAAIPTLQAAESLGRVLGNQAQICSYPAIIPTPRQQHTGQQRIQMRDVLVDRADAELGAALAASLTHSATLLTELRALGGAVSDVDALATAWAGRHQEVLAATWVHPRDIAAIDASFAPIQALGTGMYGAYSSDTRPSAAQLTWPGETGRKLRAVTEQADPDLLFDQGLHLRATPTQ, encoded by the coding sequence ATGGCTGCCAATACTGACGCCAATACCGAGGCCAACGCAACGCAGGTTTCGCGACCGTCAAATTCCCCAGCCCGCACCATGCAGAGTGGGGTGTGGCCCGACCTGCCCGCCGCGCTGAGTGAGCAAGCGGTGCTGCCAGAGCACGCTGACTACTGGCGGCTGCGCTCAAGCTATATGCGCGTGGGTACACCCGGCGTCGTGCTGCGGCCGCGGCACGAAGACGAGGTCGCCTTGGCGATTGGGTACGCCGGCACGGTGCGGGGCGAGCTGGGCACAGCGGTGCCCTTCAGTGTGCGATCGGGTGGGCACGGCATCTCGGGCAGCTCAACCAACACCGATGGGATCGTGCTCGACCTCTCGCACCTGCGAGATATCGAGCTGCTCGATGTGCAGGCGGGCACATTTCGGGTGGGTGCTGGCGCCACCTGGGGCGACGTGGCAGCGGTGCTCACCCCGCACGATCTCGCGTTGAGCACGGGCAACTTCGGCGACACGGGGGTGGGTGGCCTCGCGACCGCTGGCGGGGTGGGCTATCTCGCCCGCTCGCAGGGGCTCACCATTGATCATGTGCAGCGGGTGAAACTTGCCACCGCCGACGGCCGTGTGCGCTGGGTCGATGCGCACCATGAGCCCGACCTGTTTTGGGCCGTGCGCGGTGGCGCCACCCAGGTGGGCATCGCGCTCGAGTTTGAAATCACCGCACCCCGATTGCACAGCAGCTCAGGCGATGCCGCGATCATTCATCAGCACATTCAATACCAGGTGAGTGACCTACCGGCCTTCACCGAAGCGTGGGGAGACTGGATTCGCGCGGCACCACGAGAGGCCGAAAGCTTCTTGATGATTCAGCCAGCTGGCAACGGCCGGGCCGTGGTCGAGGCCCGCAATGTGTGGGCCAACGATGACACCGATGCTGCGATTCCCACGCTGCAGGCGGCCGAAAGCCTCGGGCGGGTACTGGGAAACCAGGCTCAAATCTGCTCGTACCCCGCCATTATTCCGACCCCGCGGCAGCAGCACACGGGCCAGCAGCGCATACAGATGCGCGACGTGCTCGTCGATCGCGCCGACGCCGAGCTGGGTGCCGCGCTCGCCGCATCGCTCACCCATAGCGCCACGCTGCTCACCGAGCTGCGGGCGTTGGGCGGCGCCGTCTCAGACGTAGATGCGCTCGCGACCGCGTGGGCGGGCCGGCACCAAGAAGTGCTCGCCGCGACCTGGGTGCATCCTCGCGACATCGCCGCGATCGATGCATCATTCGCACCGATCCAGGCGCTGGGCACGGGCATGTACGGGGCGTACTCCTCTGACACGCGCCCGTCGGCCGCGCAGCTGACGTGGCCGGGCGAGACCGGCCGCAAGCTGCGTGCGGTTACCGAACAGGCTGATCCGGATCTGCTATTTGATCAGGGACTCCACCTGAGAGCCACGCCTACTCAGTGA